From Quercus robur chromosome 8, dhQueRobu3.1, whole genome shotgun sequence:
AAATCGGACCAACGCATTAAATAACAAGCACTTTCGTTGTTTTATATCGGGAATCCCAAAGATGTTACattgagaaataaaataaaaatgataatgatgactTAAAGATAATTGGgttatagagagaaaaaatattaaaatgataaaatgtagagaaagaaaaaaaaaaaaaaggaaaatgagcaGGCTCATTCATATTATTGATACCCAAGaaaaatcctcaaaaaaaatcatcataatACTCTTTTTCACAAAAAGAGTAAGATACACGATTATTTATCTTATTGAATctaaaaaaaagctaaattggtctataaattataataaactaAACTtgaaaaactctaaaaaaaaaaaaaaattaacaaaacaaagtcgaaaaaaagaaaagaaaaagaaaaactaaaataaaccctattataataataacaaatcccactaatgaaattttcttattCTAAAAGACAGGACCCAAAGAGACACTCAGCAAAATAGTAACGGAACCCACTAAGTTCACAAACACATATGTGGGAGTTACTGCCCATGCAGATGATTGTGCAGGCGGCGTTGCGCCTGGAGTGCTTGACCCCGGTGACGGTGAAGATTGCGGCGACTTTGCCGATGAAGATGGCGGTGAAGATGGCGGTGTTGTTCCTGGTTCTGGCGGAGATGAGTACGCTGGTGAATAAGCTGGAGCCTCAGTTGGAGCGTTGGACTCTGGAGAAGGTACTTCTGGCGCAAATGAAGGTGCTTCTGATGCTGGTGATAATGAAGATGGTGAAAATGATGGTGCaaatgatggtgatgatgatggtgaaaTCAATGGTGAAAATGATGGTGGTGAAATCAATGGTGAAAATGATGGTGATGTTACTGGGGTATTAGTTACAGGGCCTAGTGAGATTGGAGTTGCGGCTATGGATGGTCCAGGTGAAGAACTTGATGGAGCTAGAGAGGGTGGAACTTTTGGGGTGTGACTGCTGCTTGGAGTTGGTGCTTGTGTTGGTGCTGTTGGGGTTTTAGGAGGACTGGTGTTGCTGTGTTTCACAGACAAAACAGTCACAATTAGTTTCTGTCCCTTCTCACAGTTTTGTTCCTTCCCACTTATGAAAAAGGATGGCCCAGACTTATCAAGCTTGTACTCAGAATCACCTTCTTCTAATTTCTTTATTGGGTTCGTTGTGTTGCAATTGTAGTAATCGTCTTTGTTCACAAGCAACACAGAATCCGACCCTTTCTTATACTTGAAAactacaaaaaccaaaacaaaaacaaacaaacacccACATATAAATACAAGTCTAccatcaaaaaccaaaaaaaagtattatcaTCAATAATTTCGACCGCAGAATTTGAATAAATTaaggaaaatatcaaaatatacaAATTATAATTAGGAGACactagttgagttacaaaattattgACAAAATGTATTGTAATTTGTGAGTGATTATTAAGGAAATTAAAGGACTTAAATAATTACCGAGAGTGTCATTGACTTGGAACCTGTTTTTCTGAGTCCATTGGGTGTAATTCTCGGAGGGGTGCAAGACCCAACCATCTCTTCCACCAACGTAGAATTTGGAAGCCTGCgaggaaaagagaaaacaagaaaagagaagaaagaaaaagaagatattcATGTGCCTCTGAAACGCCATGACTAATGAGGGAATGAAAACAAAGAATACGGTTTCCTAATTAATTTGAAGATTTATGactctgtttatatatatatatatatatgatgatgatgctcGAAGTTTCTAGGAAATTAAGTAAGATCTATTCTTTATCAAGTCTTTGGaagatagaaattattttaGAGCGTGTGGAAACCGAAGTTGTTGAGGGGATTTAACGTTCACAAGGGAAGCAaatagtgaaaaataaaaatcgtgTGAATTTTTGATATGGTACGATAAATTAGCCaccgtttattttgtttttgtcgGGGATTCTAGACGTGGCATAATCATGGAGACTCAACGGTACGTATAttgtttttagaatttaatgTGGTGGCAAGAGTTTTGTGGGCTCGACTTTAGAGCGTAATTAAAACTCATTCctatcacaaaacaaaaaagaaaaaggaatggttcttttattttttatttttttattgcagaatggttcttttttattttgaaagaaaagtAATGGGCCTTGGAGTTTGATTgtataaaaaattgacatgtcTGTTTTATTATTCACTTCTTTTCATTTGTGGTCACGCTATCATAATTGATATATAGAAGAACTTGTCCAACTTACTAATTaataactcaaaacaaaaaccagtataacataaaaagttaaaaaaaaaaaaaaagtattttaatacCCATACCCACCTTATAATCATTCATCAATTCCATTATTTTTACCATTAGTCAAGcactattcaattttttattgatttttttctcacttcCTCTTTGTTCCTCTTTGCTACGAAACTCAACTaagtgataaaataatatatttttctatgCCTTCTTGCTATAGTGAACTGCTAGTCTTGGTAGTTCACTGTAgcaagaagttaaaaaaaaaatttgccttTAGCTCTACCAATGTTGGGCACTAAATTGGAGTTTAAGCAACCCCCAATGGTGATGCTCAATCAATGGTGATGCTCAATTAGGACTTCATTAACGCATACAATGACTTTACAACTACTGGTGGGGTTGTGGGGTTTGGACCCTGTTCAATCACGAGTTGTGGTCCATACTAGGCCTATGGGTGATGGGTCTCTGAGCCCATTGTTATGGCATTCCTTCTTTGTACGACATTTGATACTATAAAATTTATCAGATGAATTTAGTTtgtagcatttattttttaactataaTTTTGAACGTAATGATCTATTGCGATTTACATTGGGTaggtaatttatttatttatttattttgcaaaaatatttttgagtaataatagttacaaaatttttattacacaCCGAGTGTCTGTTTGGGacctgcttattttgttgaaactgaaataatattttgaatgtTTTACATGATCACTTTCTTTGATCTCCCTTCCATCAAAGTGGCTTAAATTTAGACGAGGGGTTCATCTCTCTCTTATCCACTTGTCTACTTATTAATTatccaaatataaaatgaacaACATTTTTAATTCACTCTTCTTAAGGATTCTTTTAATAGTAATACAAACATACTGTAATTAAACAAatttcttaaacaaaaaaaaaaaaaaaatctagtatcACAAACTTAGTCAAAGTTTTTGTTGCAACTCTTTCACGTGGCAAATTGTTAAGTTGTGGAAAAAAAGTGGTGGGTTCTATGTGAAAGTGATAGGTAGCTGGTCACAGTTTACTGTGCATGCATGAGATTTGTGGTTAAGTTTGTAGCAGGGACAAACCCAGGATTTCAAGCTGAGGGAGCCGGAGATAAgcgaaaatttttttttcaaatacgcatccatatagtattaataaactatcaatCAAGACAAATAtccaaaaatcattgtttcttaatatattaaaatacaatcatctaccaacaaaaacaaaagacacgAAACAatattgtttctaaatacaatcATCTATGAAAAGGGAATTCGATGCTCTTttaaatcttcaaaatcatctatgattgaatccaaactaaatgttgaaactatatcatttttaatgtataacatcaaagagtccgtcaaaaaatttgttttgaaagtTAGTTTTGACAACTTTCATAGCTGAAAATGCTTGCtttgtagtagtagtagaaacTGGAAGAGTAAGCACATCTCACCATTCTATAAACATGTTTGTAGTGttataagttttcagttttcactaaCCATTGACACAACTCAAATAAACtgttcaattttttgaactctGGATCCTGGACTACATGAtgcttaaaatgataaaactccttCTCCTACACTTGTTTGTCataatttgtgaaattttgtggATAGAATTCTTTACCAACAAACAAAGATCATTACTTTTGAAAGATTTTAATGCCTCTCGAGGTTCTAAAACTGAGCTAAGATTAAGTAACTCCATTCTATTTTCACATTATtgcttgtataaaaaaaattaattaaaaagtaaataagaaaaagaaaagaagaataggAAGCATTATTTTGCATGATGTGTTATAATAAAAGGAAGCTTGTAGTTTCCAACAACTCCAATGTCTCTCTGATTTGGGCCATTGTCATAAAAACTAATCACGCGAGAGTCTTGCgtgattagttttttatttttagatttacatGGGCTCTTGAGTCTTGATTGGGCTGGCTGGCTGGGATAGGGGGccaagtcctttttttttttgttgaaaattttagctactatttttttttgggcccatGGGCCCGAGCCCCCTTAGAACAACTCTTTCTTAAAACTCTCACGTTAACTACTAGTAAAGAAGGAAGGAGTTTACTCTAGAGCCGGAAGTGTGTGCCATCATTAGTAGCTCTGAAGCTTTATCCCCTCCACTTCAAAAGTTTCTATAGGCCATCTATATTTCCCTGGTTTTACCATTGATGATTGTCAATGCTTGCCAACATACaaacataaattttgttttcttataatATAGTGTTACAAAATTTGTATACGAAACTACAAGTATAATTTGGTCTCTTCTTGTGCAATTGATGTGCCAAAACGCAGAAAATCTTTATAAACCTCTTCTTGTTATAACAATGCTGAAAAGACCCCTAAAGATGAAGAAAACTAAGCAACACACAACATATTATTACACCCGAAAAGGCAAG
This genomic window contains:
- the LOC126695036 gene encoding early nodulin-like protein 2 translates to MAFQRHMNIFFFFLLFSCFLFSSQASKFYVGGRDGWVLHPSENYTQWTQKNRFQVNDTLVFKYKKGSDSVLLVNKDDYYNCNTTNPIKKLEEGDSEYKLDKSGPSFFISGKEQNCEKGQKLIVTVLSVKHSNTSPPKTPTAPTQAPTPSSSHTPKVPPSLAPSSSSPGPSIAATPISLGPVTNTPVTSPSFSPLISPPSFSPLISPSSSPSFAPSFSPSSLSPASEAPSFAPEVPSPESNAPTEAPAYSPAYSSPPEPGTTPPSSPPSSSAKSPQSSPSPGSSTPGATPPAQSSAWAVTPTYVFVNLVGSVTILLSVSLGPVF